In Desulfosediminicola ganghwensis, a single window of DNA contains:
- a CDS encoding AAA family ATPase, with product MSIITISRGSYSKGKDVAEALAEKLGYICTSREVLLEAANEFNVPESKIAKILHDPPTMLDRFYYDRERYLRYFQSALLSHVSRDNVVYHGLAGHFFLEDIPHVLKVRIIASKGSRIKEEMTREGGTQEEARDRLKHDDEERQKWNLRIYGKDAWDSRLYDLVLNLDRLSINEAADMLVHMARMPQFQTTSESAQLLEKKTLLAKVQARVAKHSPKITVSLIDDGIIALDNLGGGLKTDQYTRQKFTENLIRDLHIKDVVFQKKTVAPKAYINTFYNLNLS from the coding sequence ATGTCGATCATTACCATTTCCAGAGGGAGCTACAGTAAAGGTAAGGACGTTGCCGAAGCGCTTGCAGAAAAGCTCGGATATATCTGCACATCGCGTGAGGTTTTGCTTGAAGCCGCAAATGAATTCAATGTCCCGGAGTCAAAAATCGCCAAAATCCTGCACGACCCTCCCACCATGCTCGACCGCTTTTATTACGATCGGGAACGATATCTGCGTTATTTTCAATCCGCCCTGCTCTCTCATGTATCCAGAGATAATGTCGTTTACCATGGTCTTGCAGGCCATTTTTTTCTCGAAGATATTCCTCACGTGCTGAAAGTTCGCATAATCGCCAGCAAGGGCTCGCGAATCAAGGAAGAAATGACGCGCGAAGGCGGGACTCAGGAAGAAGCCAGGGACAGACTGAAACATGACGATGAAGAGAGACAAAAATGGAATCTGAGGATCTATGGCAAGGATGCCTGGGATAGCCGCCTTTACGATCTCGTGCTCAATCTCGATCGGCTTTCTATCAATGAGGCTGCCGATATGCTTGTTCACATGGCCAGGATGCCGCAATTCCAAACAACGAGTGAATCAGCGCAACTGCTGGAGAAGAAAACCCTGTTAGCCAAGGTCCAGGCCAGGGTTGCCAAACATTCGCCAAAGATCACGGTGAGCCTGATAGATGACGGTATCATAGCCCTCGACAACCTGGGAGGCGGCTTGAAAACCGATCAGTATACCAGGCAGAAGTTTACCGAAAACCTCATCAGGGATCTTCACATCAAAGATGTTGTCTTTCAGAAAAAGACGGTTGCCCCAAAGGCCTACATCAACACCTTTTATAACCTCAACCTCAGTTGA
- the glyQ gene encoding glycine--tRNA ligase subunit alpha, with the protein MNFQDIIFELDTYWSGQGCVIQQPYDMEVGAGTFHPATLLRALGPEPWKAAYPQPSRRPTDGRYGDNPNRLQHYYQYQVVLKPSPLDVQELYLGSLKQFGLDLLEHDIRFVEDDWESPTLGASGLGWEVWLDGMEITQFTYFQQAGSIELHPTTVEITYGLERIAMYLQGVESVYDIKWNDNVTYGEIFHQAEVEFSTFNFEEANVEKMIGFFNSFEEEALKLVEKGLILPAYDYCLKCSHTFNLLDARKAISVAERTRYIGRIRNIARKVAERYVLQREEMGHPLIK; encoded by the coding sequence ATGAACTTTCAAGATATAATATTTGAGCTCGACACCTACTGGTCAGGTCAGGGCTGTGTTATCCAGCAACCATATGATATGGAGGTAGGAGCCGGCACCTTCCACCCCGCGACCCTTCTCAGGGCACTTGGCCCCGAGCCGTGGAAAGCAGCCTACCCGCAGCCATCCCGCCGCCCTACAGATGGTCGCTATGGAGACAACCCGAACCGACTGCAGCATTACTATCAGTACCAGGTTGTCTTGAAACCCTCGCCACTAGATGTTCAGGAACTCTACCTCGGCAGTCTCAAACAATTCGGCCTTGATCTGCTTGAGCACGATATCCGCTTCGTAGAAGACGACTGGGAATCCCCAACACTCGGTGCATCAGGCCTGGGTTGGGAAGTGTGGCTCGACGGCATGGAGATAACCCAGTTTACCTACTTTCAGCAGGCTGGTTCCATTGAGCTGCACCCCACCACTGTGGAGATCACCTACGGCCTCGAACGCATCGCCATGTATCTCCAGGGGGTTGAGAGTGTCTATGATATCAAGTGGAACGATAACGTCACCTATGGCGAAATCTTCCATCAGGCTGAAGTCGAGTTCTCGACCTTCAATTTCGAAGAGGCCAACGTTGAAAAGATGATCGGCTTTTTCAATTCATTTGAAGAAGAAGCGTTGAAGCTGGTGGAGAAGGGACTCATCCTCCCGGCATACGACTACTGCCTGAAATGTTCCCACACCTTCAACCTGCTGGACGCTCGCAAGGCAATCAGTGTTGCAGAACGTACCCGTTACATTGGCAGAATCCGTAATATTGCCAGAAAGGTTGCTGAGCGTTACGTACTTCAGCGCGAAGAGATGGGGCATCCTCTTATCAAATAA
- a CDS encoding histone deacetylase encodes MILYDQSIPASIEEFGVQIPVRDSRVIKTFQALLDDSQLKARQADWHVPKIAEQLRREDLLRAHSEEYVQRLYSAGLEQEIISTFELIDEEGKYHRYDPDSAIRPLTDLFDRLLKKTAGSVQAARLALQHGFCFSFTGGAHHAQHNYGNGFCLLNDIIIACRKLQAEGLVRQVWVIDVDAHKGDGTAALAEHDSSIRTLSIHMAKGWPLDGPEKLADGSLNPSFIRSDIDIPIESGEESLYLDRLRMGLDTLEEVGRADLAIVVCGADPYEGDELPSAALLKLSLEQMFERDRLLYEWLAARDVPAAFLMAGGYGDKVWRVYSQFLLWVLHKRFVAA; translated from the coding sequence ATGATTCTCTACGATCAGAGCATACCAGCCAGCATTGAAGAGTTCGGAGTTCAGATTCCTGTACGAGACAGTCGGGTCATAAAAACCTTTCAGGCCCTCTTGGACGATTCCCAGTTAAAGGCCAGGCAAGCCGACTGGCATGTCCCCAAAATTGCCGAACAGTTAAGGCGTGAAGATCTGTTGCGGGCCCACTCTGAGGAGTATGTGCAACGGTTGTACTCGGCCGGGCTTGAGCAGGAGATTATCTCTACCTTCGAGTTGATTGATGAAGAGGGTAAATATCACCGTTACGACCCGGATTCGGCGATAAGGCCGCTGACCGATCTTTTTGACCGACTGCTGAAAAAAACTGCGGGGTCGGTTCAGGCTGCGCGTCTGGCATTGCAGCATGGGTTCTGTTTTTCTTTCACTGGTGGTGCTCATCACGCCCAGCACAACTATGGCAATGGCTTTTGCTTACTCAATGACATTATTATCGCCTGCCGTAAGTTGCAGGCCGAAGGGCTGGTGCGGCAGGTCTGGGTAATCGATGTCGATGCTCACAAAGGCGATGGTACCGCTGCCCTTGCCGAGCATGATTCTTCAATTCGCACCCTGAGCATACACATGGCAAAAGGCTGGCCGCTGGATGGGCCGGAGAAACTCGCAGACGGTAGCCTTAACCCCTCTTTTATCCGAAGTGATATCGACATACCAATCGAAAGCGGCGAGGAAAGCCTTTATCTGGACAGGCTACGCATGGGTTTAGATACTCTGGAGGAAGTAGGCCGGGCCGATCTGGCCATTGTCGTCTGCGGGGCGGATCCGTATGAGGGCGATGAACTGCCCTCTGCTGCACTGTTGAAGCTCAGTCTGGAACAGATGTTCGAACGCGACAGACTTTTATATGAGTGGCTTGCCGCGCGAGACGTACCGGCGGCTTTTTTGATGGCAGGAGGGTACGGCGATAAGGTGTGGCGGGTCTACAGCCAGTTTTTGTTATGGGTACTGCATAAGCGTTTTGTTGCTGCATGA
- a CDS encoding lysophospholipid acyltransferase family protein, with protein sequence MKQELLKDYRYVSAGTPPSLVGRTFPSLIFYIRFIRIISQCASMAKRGEFGDQQWLEKSWQVVKVLEDVGVRVRVTGMEHVEADGGPCVFIGNHMSFLETVILPAIILPKPVTFVVKQSLLEYPIFKHVLASRDPIAVTRTNPRQDLKAVLDEGVKRLQQGTSVVVFPQSTRSHVFDPAKMSSIGVKLARKANVPVVPIALKTDALQNGKMLKDFGKVEPSLSIEFAFGAQLTIEDRGNGVQEEVNSFIEKKLDQWGKELLSV encoded by the coding sequence ATGAAACAGGAACTTTTAAAAGATTACCGATACGTCAGTGCTGGTACCCCGCCATCCTTGGTTGGCCGCACCTTTCCTTCACTGATTTTTTATATTCGCTTTATTCGCATAATTTCTCAATGTGCCAGCATGGCAAAACGGGGGGAGTTTGGCGATCAGCAGTGGCTGGAGAAGAGCTGGCAGGTTGTTAAAGTACTGGAAGATGTCGGTGTTCGGGTAAGAGTTACAGGGATGGAGCATGTCGAAGCGGATGGAGGCCCTTGTGTTTTTATCGGCAATCATATGAGCTTCCTGGAAACGGTTATTCTGCCTGCCATAATTTTACCCAAGCCTGTGACTTTCGTGGTTAAGCAAAGCCTGCTGGAATATCCAATATTCAAACATGTCTTGGCTTCCCGCGATCCCATTGCGGTTACCAGAACGAATCCACGGCAGGATCTTAAAGCGGTACTCGATGAGGGAGTAAAACGGTTACAGCAGGGAACGTCTGTTGTGGTGTTCCCACAATCGACCAGGTCACATGTATTTGATCCTGCCAAGATGAGTTCAATAGGCGTCAAGCTCGCCAGAAAAGCCAATGTACCCGTAGTGCCTATTGCCTTGAAAACAGATGCGCTGCAGAATGGCAAAATGCTCAAAGATTTTGGAAAGGTCGAACCGAGTCTTTCCATTGAGTTTGCCTTTGGTGCGCAACTGACAATTGAAGACCGTGGCAATGGCGTGCAGGAAGAGGTGAACAGCTTTATTGAAAAGAAGCTGGACCAGTGGGGAAAAGAACTGCTTTCCGTTTAA
- a CDS encoding CoA-binding protein, whose protein sequence is MLHIPSHKDYSAILTSAKNIAVVGLSPKAARPSNDVARYLIGVGYTVYPVNPGQDSILGLKCYPSLDALSASIDIVNIFRRSSEVLPIVEAAVEIGASTVWMQEGIVNTEAADYAEAHGLQVVMDRCIKIDHMNLAPIAH, encoded by the coding sequence ATGCTACATATCCCCAGTCACAAAGATTATTCGGCAATACTCACCAGCGCAAAAAACATTGCGGTGGTAGGCCTTTCACCAAAAGCAGCGCGCCCGAGCAATGATGTCGCCCGCTACCTGATCGGGGTTGGGTATACAGTTTACCCGGTTAATCCAGGCCAGGATTCCATTCTGGGTTTGAAATGCTATCCCAGTCTGGATGCACTTTCTGCTTCAATTGATATCGTCAATATCTTCAGACGATCCTCTGAAGTGTTGCCGATCGTTGAAGCGGCGGTGGAAATTGGCGCATCCACAGTCTGGATGCAGGAGGGCATAGTCAACACCGAGGCTGCCGACTATGCCGAGGCTCACGGCCTGCAGGTGGTGATGGACAGGTGTATCAAGATAGATCATATGAACCTGGCGCCGATAGCACACTGA
- a CDS encoding SLC13 family permease: MDNSVLTSEMLIVFGLLGFAIILFVFELLRVDIVGLLMMVLLPLLGVIEPQDALAGLSSNAVVSVIAVMIIGAGLNRTGVMNVVASKIIKLAGRGEKQIMLVVATVVAIISSFMQNIGAAALFLPATMRICRRLNISASRIIMPMGFAAITGGCLTLVGSSPLIMLNDLMASWWANNSEAVGGSQFVPLELLSITPVGLVLLACVLVYFAVFGSRLLPADMCEIDEDCMDKRLQEIYGSVVGDGYELEVPLSFRPKSLGELELRSQFNITVVGIAKNEGYVKNLAPVMDSVVGPGDVLWIISSKEKIEKVADAYGWRIKKQHEIFAEENSPDESGVIEGVVIPHSNLSGHTMAELRFRDLFQVNPLAIVRGDEIIMENINVTTLLQGDTILLQGRWQRFELLRQKMDIAFIEEVKGEQFLPERTRSAMFFVVLSLVLALSFHIKLSIALLTGALGMIITGVIAADRAYEAVDWRTVFLLSGLIPLGAAFEQTGAAAYLAERVMSVVGTPNSLVLLLVVSMLSAFFSLLASNVGAAVLMVPLAMNMAVEVGVNPVVAGIAVAMSASNTFILPTHQVNALLMRPGGYRTKDYMRAGIGITIIYTVVLVACLAMFYDL; encoded by the coding sequence ATGGATAACTCTGTTTTGACTTCAGAGATGCTGATTGTTTTCGGACTGCTTGGTTTTGCCATAATTTTATTTGTCTTTGAATTACTGCGGGTAGATATTGTCGGTTTACTTATGATGGTTCTTTTGCCTCTGTTGGGGGTGATAGAACCTCAGGACGCTCTGGCTGGTTTAAGTTCTAACGCAGTTGTATCTGTTATCGCGGTGATGATAATCGGCGCGGGCCTGAATCGGACCGGGGTGATGAATGTGGTCGCCTCAAAGATCATTAAACTGGCCGGGCGGGGAGAGAAACAGATCATGCTGGTGGTGGCCACTGTGGTGGCGATCATCTCCAGCTTTATGCAGAATATAGGTGCGGCAGCCCTGTTTTTACCGGCTACCATGCGAATATGCCGCCGCCTTAATATCTCCGCCAGTCGTATTATTATGCCGATGGGCTTTGCGGCAATTACCGGTGGTTGTCTGACCCTTGTCGGCTCCAGCCCCCTGATCATGCTCAACGATCTGATGGCGAGCTGGTGGGCAAATAATAGTGAAGCGGTTGGCGGCTCTCAGTTTGTACCTCTCGAATTGCTCTCAATTACTCCTGTCGGGCTGGTGTTGCTGGCCTGCGTCCTGGTCTATTTTGCGGTATTCGGGAGCAGGTTGCTACCGGCAGATATGTGTGAGATTGATGAAGACTGCATGGATAAACGGCTGCAGGAAATCTATGGCAGTGTGGTCGGGGATGGCTATGAACTTGAGGTTCCACTATCATTTAGGCCCAAAAGTCTTGGGGAGCTGGAACTTCGATCACAGTTTAACATTACCGTTGTGGGTATAGCCAAAAATGAAGGTTATGTGAAAAATCTGGCACCCGTGATGGATTCGGTTGTAGGCCCCGGTGATGTGCTGTGGATCATCAGCTCAAAAGAAAAAATTGAGAAAGTAGCCGATGCTTACGGCTGGCGAATAAAGAAGCAGCATGAAATATTTGCCGAGGAAAACTCGCCGGATGAATCGGGTGTCATCGAAGGGGTAGTAATTCCCCACTCCAATCTCAGTGGTCACACCATGGCAGAGCTCCGCTTTCGCGACCTTTTTCAGGTGAACCCGCTGGCTATTGTGCGAGGCGATGAGATCATCATGGAGAATATCAATGTCACCACCCTTCTCCAGGGCGATACCATACTCTTACAGGGGCGGTGGCAGAGGTTTGAACTGCTGCGCCAGAAGATGGATATCGCCTTTATCGAAGAGGTAAAAGGGGAGCAATTTCTGCCTGAGAGAACGCGCTCGGCGATGTTTTTTGTGGTCCTGTCCCTGGTGCTTGCTCTCAGCTTTCATATAAAGCTTTCCATCGCCCTGCTTACCGGCGCCCTCGGGATGATTATTACCGGGGTGATAGCTGCAGACCGGGCCTACGAAGCGGTGGACTGGAGAACGGTTTTTCTGCTTTCCGGCCTGATCCCCCTTGGCGCAGCCTTTGAACAGACAGGTGCCGCAGCATATCTGGCAGAGCGTGTGATGAGTGTGGTCGGGACGCCGAACTCGCTGGTATTGCTGCTTGTAGTCTCAATGCTGAGCGCGTTTTTTTCTTTGCTGGCATCCAATGTGGGGGCGGCAGTACTGATGGTGCCCCTGGCCATGAACATGGCTGTTGAAGTGGGAGTAAACCCGGTTGTTGCAGGCATAGCCGTTGCTATGTCTGCGTCCAACACCTTTATTCTGCCCACGCACCAGGTAAATGCTCTCTTGATGCGTCCCGGAGGGTATAGAACAAAGGATTACATGCGGGCAGGCATCGGCATCACCATAATATATACAGTGGTGCTGGTTGCCTGCCTTGCAATGTTTTATGATCTGTAA
- the uvrA gene encoding excinuclease ABC subunit UvrA has product MEPKLLSIRGARMHNLKNIDVDLPRNKLVVFTGLSGSGKSTLAFDTLYAEGQRRYVESLSTYARQFLGQMDKPDVDSLEGLSPAVSIEQKTTSKNPRSTVGTVTEIYDHLRLLYARCGRPHCPECGSEIQAQSIEDMVNTLMAEPEGKKVILMAPLVTARKGRHEQILARIRKEGFVRVRVDGEIYHADEITALEKNKRHTIEVVIDRLVIKPSIRRRLSDSVSTAVKVTDGFLLANYPDDNSEQLFSEHAACHSCGISMPQISTQLFSFNNPQGACPECSGLGVNQFFDASLVVPDQSKSIIDGAIAPWGWRSESTYTGQLLSAVAKHYGFRLSTPFSKLAPEHQKVILFGTGDEEIHFYYQKGRRVMTAEKSFEGVIPQLDRRFHETQSPMIRDELSKFMNEQTCSKCKGARLKPEALAVKVGPHSIYELTRFSIGKLLNELPLLPFNSRERKIGEPILKEIVDRLSFLEDVGLSYLSLERRAGTLSGGEAQRIRLASQIGSRLAGVLYILDEPSIGLHQRDNQKLINTLIELRDLGNSVIVVEHDTDTILAADHILDMGPGAGIHGGEVVYGGDVKGLLADDTSVTGAYLSNRKRIEVPGKRRKVHKKKSNNLVVKNATTNNLKGITANFPIGVMTCVTGVSGSGKSSLVIETLYGLAKKGLSLRQNKFETEAGEISGLQHIDKIVDIDQSPIGRTPRSNPATYAGVFTPIRELFSRLPESRARGYKPGRFSFNIKGGRCEACDGEGVNKIAMHFLPDIYVVCETCQGKRYNTETLDILYRDKNIHEVLNMTVAEALEFFQNIPPIKNRLQTLYDVGLSYIKLGQSSVTLSGGEAQRVKLGRELSGRPSGKTLYILDEPTTGLHPADIQHLLNVLGRLVEHGNSVVIIEHNLDVVKTADWIIDVGPEGGDDGGEIVACGTPEDISSVQNSHTGQFLLPVLEQNVTENSLN; this is encoded by the coding sequence ATGGAACCAAAACTGCTTAGCATACGCGGTGCGCGCATGCACAACCTGAAAAATATCGATGTTGACCTCCCTAGAAATAAACTGGTTGTTTTTACAGGTCTTTCCGGGTCCGGCAAATCGACCCTTGCTTTTGATACCCTCTATGCAGAAGGTCAGAGGCGTTATGTCGAGTCTCTTTCCACCTATGCCCGCCAGTTTCTCGGGCAGATGGATAAGCCGGATGTCGACTCGCTGGAAGGGCTTTCCCCCGCGGTTTCCATAGAACAGAAAACCACCAGCAAAAATCCGCGTTCCACTGTGGGAACTGTAACTGAGATTTATGATCATTTGCGTCTGCTCTATGCGAGATGTGGTCGGCCTCATTGCCCAGAGTGCGGTTCGGAAATTCAGGCCCAGTCCATTGAGGATATGGTCAATACGCTGATGGCTGAGCCGGAAGGCAAGAAAGTTATACTGATGGCCCCTCTGGTTACGGCCAGGAAAGGCCGCCATGAGCAGATACTGGCAAGAATTCGCAAGGAAGGTTTTGTCAGGGTTCGGGTCGATGGTGAGATTTACCATGCAGACGAGATCACTGCGCTTGAGAAGAATAAACGTCATACAATCGAAGTGGTCATTGACAGGCTGGTCATTAAGCCATCCATCAGGAGAAGACTGTCAGACTCTGTCAGCACAGCGGTGAAGGTGACTGATGGCTTTTTGCTGGCCAACTACCCTGATGACAATTCAGAACAACTCTTCAGCGAGCATGCGGCCTGCCATAGTTGCGGAATTTCCATGCCGCAGATTTCAACCCAGCTCTTTTCGTTTAACAACCCCCAAGGCGCGTGTCCTGAATGCAGTGGTCTTGGGGTAAACCAGTTTTTTGACGCATCTCTAGTAGTTCCGGATCAAAGTAAGTCTATAATTGATGGCGCTATCGCTCCGTGGGGGTGGCGTTCTGAGTCTACATATACTGGACAATTGCTCTCGGCTGTGGCCAAGCATTATGGATTTCGTCTGAGCACTCCTTTTAGCAAGCTTGCACCTGAACACCAGAAGGTCATTCTGTTTGGGACAGGGGATGAAGAAATTCATTTCTATTACCAGAAGGGGCGGCGGGTAATGACCGCCGAAAAGAGTTTTGAAGGGGTTATTCCCCAGCTCGACCGGCGTTTCCACGAAACACAATCACCGATGATCCGCGATGAACTCTCTAAATTCATGAATGAGCAGACCTGTTCGAAATGTAAGGGAGCCCGCCTGAAACCAGAGGCACTTGCGGTAAAAGTTGGCCCACATTCCATCTATGAGTTGACCAGATTTTCAATAGGCAAACTGCTCAATGAACTGCCGCTTCTGCCGTTTAACTCCAGGGAACGGAAGATCGGTGAACCGATTTTAAAAGAGATCGTAGACAGACTTTCATTTCTGGAAGATGTCGGCTTGAGCTATTTATCCCTGGAACGGCGGGCAGGGACCCTTTCGGGCGGCGAGGCCCAGCGAATTCGCCTGGCATCCCAGATTGGTTCCAGGCTTGCAGGTGTCTTATACATTCTCGATGAGCCAAGTATAGGTTTGCACCAGAGGGATAACCAGAAACTGATTAATACCCTTATCGAATTGCGTGATCTTGGCAACAGCGTGATTGTCGTCGAGCACGACACGGATACTATTCTCGCCGCGGATCATATACTCGATATGGGACCTGGTGCCGGAATCCATGGTGGAGAGGTGGTCTACGGGGGCGATGTGAAAGGGCTGCTGGCCGACGACACATCGGTAACAGGGGCGTATCTTTCCAATCGTAAACGCATTGAGGTTCCTGGAAAGCGCAGAAAAGTACACAAGAAAAAGTCGAACAACCTGGTGGTCAAGAACGCTACAACCAACAACCTCAAAGGGATTACCGCCAATTTCCCTATTGGTGTCATGACCTGTGTAACAGGTGTCTCCGGTTCTGGTAAGAGTTCTCTGGTAATTGAGACGCTGTATGGGCTGGCCAAGAAGGGTCTGTCGCTGAGGCAGAATAAATTTGAAACAGAGGCTGGTGAAATTTCGGGGCTGCAGCATATTGATAAGATTGTCGATATTGATCAGAGCCCGATTGGGCGTACCCCGAGATCAAACCCGGCGACGTATGCTGGAGTATTTACGCCGATTCGAGAACTGTTTTCCCGCTTGCCCGAATCTCGTGCCCGTGGATACAAGCCGGGACGATTCAGCTTCAACATCAAAGGCGGACGCTGCGAGGCCTGTGATGGCGAGGGTGTAAACAAAATTGCCATGCACTTTCTACCCGATATTTATGTGGTTTGTGAAACTTGCCAGGGCAAACGCTATAATACTGAGACCCTCGATATTCTCTATCGTGACAAAAACATCCACGAGGTTCTCAACATGACGGTGGCTGAAGCTCTGGAATTTTTCCAGAACATTCCGCCAATAAAGAACAGGCTCCAGACATTGTATGATGTGGGGTTGTCTTATATTAAGCTTGGGCAGTCATCAGTTACGCTCTCGGGCGGTGAGGCACAGCGGGTGAAGCTTGGCCGGGAACTGTCTGGCCGGCCAAGTGGTAAGACACTTTATATTCTGGACGAGCCCACAACTGGTCTTCACCCTGCAGATATTCAACATCTACTCAATGTTCTTGGACGGCTGGTTGAGCATGGGAACTCTGTTGTGATAATTGAGCATAACCTTGATGTTGTAAAAACAGCAGACTGGATTATCGATGTCGGGCCGGAAGGCGGCGATGATGGTGGCGAGATAGTTGCGTGTGGCACCCCTGAAGATATCTCGTCAGTTCAGAATTCACATACAGGTCAATTTCTGCTGCCGGTTCTGGAACAGAATGTTACCGAGAACAGTTTGAACTGA